The proteins below come from a single Aspergillus oryzae RIB40 DNA, chromosome 5 genomic window:
- the chsD gene encoding chitin synthase D (predicted protein), whose protein sequence is MSSPYIESVLLRWTHVLAVTMMIIFTSLRGIFLPIMVVTLPLPPQLTQNYPPEFVFFLHWFAFWTFSALLIIPWLFCVHRLVTSSIGRTQRIKEVLDDRTAPKTVIVMPVYKENPAVLIKAINSVVDSDYPTNCIHVFLSYDGVNIDEPYLRVIHHLGIPISLDTYPQSIDVTYREARITVSRFKHGGKRHCQKLTFKLISQVYEEYNRKHDDLFMLFIDSDCILDRLCLQNFMYDIELKPGSKHNMLAMTGIITSTTEKNSLITVLQDLEYIHGQLFERSVESGCGAVTCLPGALTILRFSAFRKMAKHYFADKAEQCEDLFDYAKCHLGEDRWLTHLFMIGAKERYQIQMCTSAFCKTEAAQTFRTLLKQRRRWFLGYITNEACMLTDVRLWRRYPFLCLVRLMQNTIRTTALLFFVQVLALMTTSSRFVDLPVGFIAISLGLNYVLMFYFGIRLKRYKAWLYPLMFVLNPFFNWLYMVYGIFTAGQRTWGGPRADAAKADEHTSPEEAVEQARAQGDELNVLVDTFRAKADKKGCFNRASEQIDRRLSGLPGHRGSHISNHDEAMVPLASLMTSPLDVPRIGLHPNCSSDSVVTDSSSSSISLPLDVESLMNEEDRAKRSTALQAQELTGILQQFATSPDDGDIHTQGPARLQSEGPETHIASEQSRGAPAFASVQKDDTVHCIPLRQPQGVLQSAYPHQSVELGVITGNHRSLRPSRGRRLQKTRRQASQSRDPEYMV, encoded by the exons ATGTCCTCGCCGTACATAGAGTCCGTATTGCTCCGGTGGACACAT GTCCTTGCTGTGACAATGATGATAATTTTCACCTCATTGAG AGGAATTTTCCTCCCCATTATGGTTGTCACCCTCCCTTTACCGCCTCAGCTCACTCAGAACTACCCTCCTgagttcgtcttcttcctccactggTTCGCATTCTGGACGTTCTCAGCCTTGCTCATCATTCCCTGGTTATTCTGCGTCCATAGACTGGTCACGAGCTCCATCGGAAGAACTCAGCGGATAAAGGAAGTCTTGGACGACCGGACCGCACCGAAGACTGTGATTGTTATGCCGGTATATAAGGAGAACCCTGCAGTCCTCATAAAAGCAATCAATTCGGTTGTCGACAGTGACTACCCAACGAACTGTATCCATGTATTCTTATCGTACGATGGGGTCAATATCGACGAGCCCTACCTTCGAGTGATCCATCATCTTGGAATACCGATTTCCCTGGATACTTATCCGCAAAGTATAGATGTGACGTATAGGGAAGCTAGAATCACTGTGTCTCGCTTCAAGCACGGTGGCAAGCGACATTGCCAGAAGTTAACATTCAAGTTGATTAGTCAAGTCTATGAAGAGTACAACAGGAAGCACGACGATCTTTTTATGTTATTCATCGATTCTGATTGCATCCTGGACCGACTGTGTTTGCAGAATTTCATGTATGATATAGAGCTGAAACCTGGAAGTAAGCATAACATGTTAGCCATGACCGGGATCATCACGTCAACCACAGAAAAGAATAGTCTCATCACGGTGTTACAAGACTTGGAATACATTCATGGTCAGCTTTTCGAGCGTTCTGTGGAATCGGGATGCGGCGCTGTGACCTGTCTGCCCGGCGCATTGACGATACTGCGATTTTCTGCTTTTCGAAAGATGGCGAAGCACTACTTTGCAGACAAAGCGGAACAATGCGAAGATCTATTTGACTATGCCAAATGTCACTtgggagaagatcggtgGCTCACGCATCTCTTTATGATCGGGGCGAAGGAGCGCTATCAGATCCAAATGTGTACCAGCGCGTTCTGCAAAACGGAGGCGGCTCAGACCTTCCGCACTCTCTTGAAGCAACGGCGCCGATGGTTTCTTGGCTATATTACAAACGAGGCATGCATGTTGACAGACGTCCGGCTGTGGAGACGGTATCCCTTCCTGTGCTTGGTTCGCCTCATGCAAAATACTATCCGCACAactgctctcctcttcttcgtccaagTGCTTGCCCTCATGACAACATCCAGTCGGTTTGTAGATCTCCCCGTTGGATTCATCGCGATATCGCTAGGGCTGAATTACGTGCTCATGTTCTATTTCGGGATCCGATTGAAGCGATACAAGGCCTGGCTGTATCCGCTGATGTTCGTTCTTAACCCATTCTTTAATTGGTTATACATGGTGTATGGGATTTTCACCGCGGGACAGCGAACCTGGGGAGGGCCGCGAGCTGACGCTGCGAAAGCCGATGAGCATACATCGCCGGAGGAAGCTGTTGAACAGGCTCGGGCGCAGGGTGATGAGCTGAATGTCCTGGTTGATACCTTTCGAGCCAAGGCTGACAAGAAAGGGTGCTTCAATCGAGCTTCGGAACAGATCGATCGTCGTCTTTCTGGATTGCCAGGACATCGCGGCAGCCACATTTCCAATCATGATGAGGCAATGGTACCACTCGCTAGTCTAATGACCTCGCCCCTAGATGTTCCCCGGATCGGCTTGCACCCGAATTGCTCTTCCGACTCTGTGGTCACGGACTCTAGTAGTAGTTCTATATCGTTACCGTTGGATGTGGAGAGCTTGATGAACGAAGAGGATCGAGCGAAGCGTTCAACGGCTCTCCAAGCGCAAGAGCTCACAGGTATTCTTCAACAATTCGCCACGAGCCCCGACGATGGCGATATCCATACTCAAGGCCCAGCGAGGCTACAATCTGAAGGTCCCGAGACACATATTGCATCAGAGCAATCTCGAGGTGCCCCTGCCTTTGCCTCCGTCCAGAAAGATGACACCGTTCACTGCATCCCGCTCAGGCAGCCACAAGGAGTGCTACAGTCTGCATACCCTCACCAGTCAGTTGAGCTAGGCGTAATAACGGGGAATCATCGCAGCCTTCGACCGTCACGGGGTCGGCGGCTACAAAAGACACGGAGACAAGCATCACAATCAAGGGACCCTGAGTACATGGTGTGA
- a CDS encoding uncharacterized protein (predicted protein) — MVIPSSGNLTIDAVRDIKKFARNGLPVILSGGLPNAYYTGDGNTDALAMEISSLEEVQNVHIVSPGQASKILQSLGIAPRVQVQAKGTWYSTWRSDADGVDYLFVLGDTVDTAGNLSVATTKRPYFFDPWTGSQSPVLEYQQSSGRTVVPLHLAANQTTILGFRGTTSNTSLHATQVPSSVIGYNYGNRENKVQLHVSSGSTDQTLSLSNGKTISQLTTKDPAPAYQLTNWTLTVEHWERPDNLSDASIIAAKHNTTHKLTSLISWQDIPSIANASGVGYYTTNITWPPTTNTADGAYLFLPQTPNAARVYFNGHRLQAFDFQAPKLDLSAYLVSGENELTVEVPSTMWNYLRTMLDELYSAGSLPQLEGSGPDPVHNGLIGVVSVVPFVNVNVDLF; from the coding sequence ATGGTTATTCCCAGCTCTGGCAACCTCACAATTGATGCCGTGAGAGATATCAAGAAGTTTGCTCGTAATGGCTTGCCTGTAATCCTGTCTGGTGGGCTACCAAATGCCTACTACACGGGGGACGGAAACACAGACGCTCTGGCGATGGAAATATCTTCCTTGGAAGAAGTGCAAAACGTCCACATTGTATCTCCTGGTCAAGCATCCAAGATACTGCAATCTCTAGGCATCGCACCGCGGGTGCAGGTGCAAGCTAAAGGCACATGGTATTCTACATGGCGCTCTGACGCTGATGGGGTCGACTATCTTTTCGTCTTGGGTGATACAGTGGATACTGCTGGTAATTTAAGTGTTGCCACGACAAAGCGACCATATTTCTTCGATCCTTGGACTGGAAGCCAAAGCCCCGTTCTTGAGTATCAACAAAGCTCTGGCCGAACCGTGGTGCCCCTTCATCTGGCCGCGAATCAAACAACTATCCTTGGCTTCCGCGGCACGACTAGCAACACTTCACTACATGCTACTCAGGTACCATCCTCAGTAATTGGCTACAATTACGGCAACCGAGAAAACAAGGTCCAACTGCATGTCTCATCAGGCTCAACCGACCAGACCCTGAGCTTATCCAACGGGAAAACCATATCCCAACTAACAACCAAGGATCCCGCCCCAGCATACCAGCTCACCAACTGGACCCTGACAGTCGAACACTGGGAACGTCCAGATAATCTATCCGATGCATCAATAATCGCGGCCAAACACAACACGACCCACAAGCTCacctccctcatctcctGGCAGGATATCCCCAGCATCGCCAACGCCTCCGGGGTCGGGTACTACACCACCAACATAACCTGGCCCCCAACGACCAACACAGCAGATGGCGCCTACCTGTTTCTCCCACAGACCCCAAATGCAGCTCGTGTCTATTTCAACGGCCACAGACTCCAGGCCTTCGACTTCCAGGCGCCGAAACTTGACCTCAGTGCCTATCTTGTCTCCGGTGAGAATGAATTGACCGTGGAGGTACCGTCAACTATGTGGAACTATCTTCGGACTATGTTGGATGAGTTGTACTCGGCTGGTTCGTTACCCCAGCTTGAGGGGTCGGGCCCAGATCCGGTTCATAATGGGTTGATTGGGGTGGTGAGCGTTGTACCGTTTGTTAATGTGAATGTTGATCTGTTTTGA
- a CDS encoding Rho4-like protein (Ras-related small GTPase, Rho type): MSEATNITQPPAYSKKFVVVGDGGCGKTCLLISYSQGYFPEKYVPTVFENYITQTVHRASGKTVELALWDTAGQEEYDRLRPLSYPETDLLFVCFAIDCPASLENVMDKWYPEVLHFCPTTPIILVGLKSDLRNKRTCIELLKTQGLTPVTPEQGQTVARRMNASYIECSSKEMRGVDGVFEMAVDTVVSAEEQFSWNNRQNHSASGKATGGGGGPKKVKKRTCKIL; this comes from the exons ATGTCGGAAGCGACGAATATCACTCAACCACCGGCATACTCGAAAAAGTTCGTAGTGGTCGGCGATGGTGGATGCGGAAAGACATGTCTCTTAATTAGTTACTCGCAAGGGTATTTTCCGGAG AAATACGTTCCGACAGTGTTTGAGAACTACATCACGCAAACCGTCCATCGGGCGTCAGGGAAGACGGTCGAACTTGCCCTCTGGGATACTGCAGGCCAGGAAGAGTACGACCGTTTGCGCCCATTATCCTATCCCGAGACTGATTTActctttgtttgctttgcTATTGATTGCCCCGCCTCTCTAGAGAATGTGATGGATAAG TGGTACCCCGAGGTCCTACATTTCTGCCCTACGACTCCAATCATTCTGGTTGGTCTAAAGTCAGATTTGCGCAATAAGAGGACTTGCATTGAACTCCTTAAAACCCAAGGACTGACACCAGTGACCCCGGAGCAAGGTCAGACAGTGGCTCGGCGGATGAATGCCTCGTACATTGAATGTAGTAGCAAGGAAATGCGCGGCGTGGACGGGGTATTCGAAATGGCCGTTGACACTGTTGTGTCGGCCGAAGAACAGTTTAGCTGGAACAACCGTCAAAATCATAGTGCCAGTGGCAAAGCTACTGGAGGTGGCGGCGGTCCtaagaaggtcaagaagcgTACATGCAAGATTTTATAG
- a CDS encoding uncharacterized protein (predicted protein) produces the protein MEITANVSWTPDLPNIFQRKHGYSIKKYLPLIIYKNNNIGLQTTAPGTIQCLLDTPDQGSGYINDYRAALGEGYRAYLEGLTQWVNAMDLQYSSQVGYNLNLDVLAHVPDVNAPECESLAFGDSIDGYRQFVGPAALASKRVISNEMGAVNYKAFQHQVTALLWEIARAIAGGVNQFVLHGHTFSGNYVGTTWPGNTPFHFLFSELYSEKQPSWNHGFSEALNYVARLQYTQQKGQPKLDVAIYNKDSATDAQFGTIYNETDLLEEGKLALLILKVK, from the coding sequence ATGGAGATCACCGCAAATGTCTCCTGGACACCGGATCTTCCTAACATCTTCCAGAGGAAGCATGGCTACAGCATCAAGAAGTATCTTCCACTTATAATTtacaaaaacaacaacataGGTCTACAAACGACCGCTCCTGGTACTATCCAGTGTCTATTGGATACCCCCGATCAGGGTAGTGGGTATATCAACGACTACCGGGCTGCTTTAGGGGAAGGGTACCGGGCATACTTGGAGGGGTTGACACAATGGGTGAATGCCATGGATCTCCAATACTCATCTCAAGTGGGCTACAACTTGAATCTCGATGTACTTGCACATGTTCCTGATGTGAATGCACCGGAATGTGAAAGCCTGGCGTTCGGTGACAGCATCGATGGATATCGTCAATTCGTTGGACCAGCTGCTCTCGCCAGCAAACGTGTTATCTCCAATGAAATGGGTGCAGTCAACTACAAAGCATTCCAGCATCAAGTTACAGCGCTTTTGTGGGAAATCGCTCGGGCTATTGCTGGAGGCGTCAACCAGTTCGTCCTCCACGGACACACATTCTCCGGAAACTATGTCGGTACAACGTGGCCGGGTAATACACCGttccactttcttttctccgagTTGTATTCTGAGAAACAGCCTTCCTGGAACCATGGCTTTTCGGAGGCTTTGAACTATGTGGCTCGATTGCAATATACTCAGCAAAAGGGACAGCCTAAGCTCGATGTAGCTATTTATAATAAGGACTCCGCTACTGACGCACAGTTCGGCACAATTTACAACGAGACTGATCTACTCGAGGAAGGTAAGTTAGCTCTACTGATATTGAAGGTTAAATGA
- a CDS encoding uncharacterized protein (predicted protein): MTLSIGNAQLLQAELDETGLSFFRLSIHGRIKYLTIGRNIFSTTEMAFGPSLRSLLPEFPPGDWNDGLIVKDKSTGKPYFARAVRNTFPSVKNQWHEYSVDYSDIKVGKRLQTGIYEAQCPGFDTVVVAKFARFHWEIRYMESETTAYEWIKDHDIGPRFLGHLVEDGRVIGFLMERISNARHAVLDDLEACWDTLSRLHALGIRHGDTSRFNFLLTDSWAVLIDYDTAQKCDDHNVLCEELDGLAESLASTSNRGGGGLL; this comes from the coding sequence ATGACCCTTTCCATAGGAAACGCCCAGCTTCTCCAGGCGGAACTCGATGAAACTGGTCTTAGTTTCTTCCGACTCTCAATCCATGGAAGGATCAAGTATCTTACCATCGGGAGGAACATTTTCTCAACCACTGAAATGGCTTTTGGCCCATCTCTAAGGTCTCTACTGCCAGAATTTCCACCTGGTGACTGGAATGATGGGCTAATTGTCAAAGACAAGAGCACTGGGAAGCCATATTTTGCACGCGCTGTCCGGAACACATTTCCGAGTGTCAAAAACCAATGGCATGAGTACTCGGTGGATTATTCAGATATAAAAGTGGGAAAGAGGCTCCAGACTGGCATTTACGAGGCGCAATGTCCGGGATTTGACACCGTTGTCGTCGCTAAATTTGCTCGCTTTCACTGGGAGATTCGTTATATGGAAAGCGAGACAACAGCATACGAGTGGATAAAAGACCACGATATTGGCCCGCGATTCCTGGGCCATCTGGTTGAAGATGGCCGCGTAATCGGGTTCCTGATGGAACGAATTTCCAATGCACGACATGCAGTTTTAGATGATCTCGAGGCTTGCTGGGATACATTGTCACGGTTGCATGCCCTGGGGATCCGACATGGTGACACGAGTCGATTTAATTTCTTGTTGACCGATTCGTGGGCTGTTTTGATCGACTACGATACAGCTCAAAAGTGTGACGATCATAATGTCCTTTGCGAGGAGCTTGACGGCCTTGCTGAATCACTAGCAAGTACATCCAATcgaggtggaggaggtttgCTCTGA
- a CDS encoding DASH complex subunit DAD1 (predicted protein), with protein MSMTPGSKSRSSTPTVFEQQREELVREIAVGMEQVLQNINRLNRNLESIVAVGNEFSSVEALWSQFENFMGRPEEEKAESGVKKEELHEDHTELHEQELADERSELDG; from the exons ATGTCCATGACACCAGGCTCGAAATCCAGGTCGTCCACCCCGACTGTTTTCGAACAGCAGCGGGAGGAACTGGTGAGAGAGATCGCCGTG GGTATGGAACAAGTCCTGCAAAACATCAACCGATTAAACCGAAACCTTGAAAGTATCGTTGCA GTGGGCAATGAGTTTAGCTCCGTCGAAGCTCTCTGGTCTCAATTTGAGAACTTCATGGGACGcccagaggaagagaaggcggagagtggtgtgaagaaagaggagctTCATGAAGACCATACCGAACTGCATGAGCAGGAACTCGCCGATGAAAGGAGCGAGTTAGACGGTTAA
- a CDS encoding uncharacterized protein (predicted protein) codes for MQTRLLCLAALLLPQYGLAVDDQVGAKIDYGTFENPAARVRPRFRYWLPDASVDPTIVQKNIKDAGANGAGGVEFLPYYDYGNVVPGADWVTYGFGTPAFVDIFKAALQAHKDAGLVMDFPLGPNQGQGVPASPGDEGLQWDLPRLPSL; via the exons ATGCAAACACGCCTTCTTTGTTTGGCCGCCCTGCTGCTCCCACAGTATGGGCTGGCAGTCGACGACCAAGTAGGAGCAAAGATCGACTATGGCACATTCGAGAATCCCGCCGCTAGAGTTCGCCCACGTTTTCGTTACTGGCTCCCAGATGCCAGTGTAGATCCGACTATTGTtcaaaagaatatcaaggaTGCCGGTGCCAATGGTGCTGGAGGTGTGGAATTTCTTCCCTACTATGACTATGGCAATGTTGTTCCAGGAGCAGATTGGGTAACTTATGGATTTGGTACACCCGCGTttgttgatatcttcaaAGCCGCCCTACAGGCTCATAAAGATGCGGGTCTGGTGATGGACTTCCCTTTGGGACCGAATCAGGGACAAGGCGTACCAGCGAGTCCCGGTGATGAAGGACTACAGTGGGACTTG CCTCGGTTGCCGTCCCTCTGA